CCAGCTCTTCCTCTCTGCCCTTTCCACCCGACCACCTTCCTGACACCCAGACTTCCCTCAGCACCCCGTGTGCCCTTCCCAGGCTGCCCTGCACCCCATGCCCCTTGGGCCCTGATGCATCTTCATGCAGTAACTATGGGCCCCCAGCTAGAACCTCAGCCCCCTCTTCTGTCCACCTCATGGTTCTGGGCCCTGGGGGCCGTTCCAGCCACTTCACTGGAGCCTCCAGCCAGTCGCTGTGCGGTTGAAGTTCTTGGGCTGGGGGTTCAGCTCCAGGATGGAGCAGACTGTGGGAGGGGGCCGGGTGGCCTCCTGCAGCTTCCGGGCGTTGAAACGAGGCCGGTACAGGAAGGGCAGGCGGGTGAGGCCGGCTGGGGTGTGCTCCCCACCGCTGGGCCCCGTCAGGCGCCCTCGGGCCTCCACCACCGACATGCGGTACAGCACAGCATCCCACATCCTGGAGGCCCGGGAGGCGGGGACCCGGGGCACGGCAGGGGTGGGCGCCTCCTGCTCTGTGGGGGCGGGCACCTCCGGCTCCAGGCTCTGCCGCGGCCCTGGGCACGGAGGCTCCGGGGCCTCCTCCAGCAGCTGCTTCTTGAGCCGCGTCCAGCCACTGAGCCGGGGCTTGGGTGCAACTTTGGGGACAGGGCATGGGTGAGGGCCTGATGGTGGGGTAGGGGATGAGGCCCAGGCGGGGCTGGACACTCGCTCGGCCTCAGTGGCAGGGCCAGCCGTGGGGGGCTCCTCCAGTTGCTCTCCGCCAGGGCCCACGGGGGCCAGGTTGTGCAGTGAGGACTCCAGCGAGTGGCAGGTCGGGGCTATGGGCACCACGACCCTGGCACTAGCCTCTCTGGGCACCGAGGCATGGAAGCTGGGTGGCGGCCGTGGTACAGGGGGCTCCTCAGGCCGGGGACTGGCAGCCTGGGCTGTGGTGGGCAGTGGGCGGATATGAGCCACTGGGACCAGGGGCTGGGCCCTGGGGAGACGTGGGCTGGCATCTCCGTCCTGGCTGTTGGATCCCCCTTCCGGGGCTGTCCTGGGGGGCTCAGGGGTCCCGTCGTGTGGGGATGGTGCCAGCTGGATGTGCACCTGGGTGATGTGGGTGTCCCCAGCCACAGGGGCTGAGACAGGGATGAAGCCACTGGGGGGCTGGGCAGGTTCTGGGGCCGGGGCTACAACCTGGGGCCCTGTGGCCTTGTGAGCAGCTAAAATCCTGCGCTGGGTGAGGCCGACAGAGAACGTGAACTTCTGCAGGGGTGACGCCGTGTGGTAGATGACGGGGGTGTGTGGGGAGCGGGGTAGGGCAGCCACTGTGCGGGGAGCCTCAGTGGGGCGTGGGGCTTCAGGAAGGCGTGGGGCTTCGGCGGGGTGCGGGCCCTCAGCAGCGTGTGGGGCTGTGACCTCCTGGTCGTGGCTGGCCTCACTCACGGGGGACAGGGAGGTGCGGAAGGCCCCGGGTGGG
Above is a genomic segment from Chlorocebus sabaeus isolate Y175 chromosome 1, mChlSab1.0.hap1, whole genome shotgun sequence containing:
- the PRR33 gene encoding proline-rich protein 33 — translated: MLISAASMAPEVGGPSLQGTPGPPPPVLPKPGKDNLRLQKLLRKAARKKMMGGAHLAPPGAFRTSLSPVSEASHDQEVTAPHAAEGPHPAEAPRLPEAPRPTEAPRTVAALPRSPHTPVIYHTASPLQKFTFSVGLTQRRILAAHKATGPQVVAPAPEPAQPPSGFIPVSAPVAGDTHITQVHIQLAPSPHDGTPEPPRTAPEGGSNSQDGDASPRLPRAQPLVPVAHIRPLPTTAQAASPRPEEPPVPRPPPSFHASVPREASARVVVPIAPTCHSLESSLHNLAPVGPGGEQLEEPPTAGPATEAERVSSPAWASSPTPPSGPHPCPVPKVAPKPRLSGWTRLKKQLLEEAPEPPCPGPRQSLEPEVPAPTEQEAPTPAVPRVPASRASRMWDAVLYRMSVVEARGRLTGPSGGEHTPAGLTRLPFLYRPRFNARKLQEATRPPPTVCSILELNPQPKNFNRTATGWRLQ